In the Haemorhous mexicanus isolate bHaeMex1 chromosome 16, bHaeMex1.pri, whole genome shotgun sequence genome, agcctgggaggCTGGCAATGAGCCCACTCTCCTCAAGCAGTGCCATGGACAGGACCCTTGGCGTGTCCTTGGGATGCCATCCAAGCTGTGAGCTGCCTCCAGaggacactgggggacaggaGTGACCTTGGCCAGAGTGGGGCTGACACTCTGAGAAAGGCTGAGCCAGTTTGATCTGCTGTGGGttcctctgctctcagctgtgccaggctgatTTTCAGGGGAACACAGGGACTGCCCTGGATCTCAgcaagggcagctggggacagatgcagtgacagagcagctcccctcACCCTTCACTGAGTTCCAGCCACTGCTCTTGCTTTGCACAGTTCTCTCTcatctccctgggcacagcaggaaaccCTCTCAAACTGCCTTTGTCTGTCACTGTTCCTTAGCCCTGGGACAGGAGATGATGCCAAGCTCCTCTGCCTCAGGAGCAGTTTGGGCTGAGGAAGTCCAAGCCCAGGACTGACCCCTGATTCCGTTCCCatgcccccactgctgcagagcagagctgaactCTTGGTGTCCATGGGCAGAGCCCCTGCTCATCAAAGGAACAGGGCcagatcccagcagagctccaggaataGGGCTGAAGGAAGGGctctgagaaaaggaaaattgggTGGCACAGAGCatcaggggcagagctgggagaaagggCTTGGACATTGCTCAGGAAAGTCTGCCCTGACTTGTCACTGTGTCCTCCTTGACCAGGACTCCATGGGCAGAGGGAagaaatgtccaacagcagctccatcagccacttcctcctgctggccttggcagacacgcggcagctgcagctcctgcacttctgcctcttgctgggcatctccctggctgccctcctgggcaacggcctcatcatcagcgccgtagcctgcggccaccacctgcacacgcccatgttcttcttcctgctcaacctggccctcgctgacctgggctccatctgcaccactgtccccaaaggcATGCACAATTCCCTTTGGGACACAAGGAACATCTCCtacacaggatgtgctgcacagctctttttctttctgttcttcatctcagcagagttttccctcctgaccatcatgtgctacgaccgctacgtgtccatctgcaaacccctgcaccacgggaccctcctgggcagcagagcttgtgcccacatggcagcagctgcctgggccagtgcctttctctatTCACTGATGCACAcggccaatacattttccctgcccctgtgccatggcaatgtcctgggccagttcttctgtgaaatcccccagatcctcaagctctcctgctccaaatccAACCTCAGGGAACTGGGACTCATTGCAGTTAGTGCCTGTTTAGGACTcggttgttttgtgttcattgttttctcctatgtgcagatcttcagggccGTGCTGAGGAttccctctgagcagggacagcacaaagccttttccacctgcctccctcacctggccgtGGTCTCCCTTTTTGTCAGTACTGTCATGTTTGCCTACCTGAAGCCCCACTCCATgtccttcccatccctggatctggccctgtcagttctgtactcagtggtgcctccagccctgaaccccctcatctacagcctgaggaaccaggagctcaaggctgcagtgtggagactGATCACTGGATGGCTTCGGAAACATTAAAGAACTGGTCAGTGTCTGCAAATCACTTGTAATAAAAGTCATCTTTGATACTTCTTGTTGGTTTCATTTTGGAGGTTCTTTTTCttagttttacttttttcatatAGTCCACAAAGAAATGTCATTGTTTGtgccatttcccatttttttcttctccacctTCAGTGGCCACAGACTGTGTCAATAAGAGGCTGTGCTCTTGGTGGCTTTAAAGGAACTAAAGGATGTCCCAGCagagttttctgcagagatgcccttgtgttgccttctctggagctgcagcagcaatgtctgtgtgcagagctgggggcagatcagtgctggcacagcagctgtgcccagcagcagcagcacttggtgttgccagtgctgctcccgtggccctgccccgctgccctggtggccctggtgttgctgtagggcctgagtgctctcggggccgggcacagccctgggggtggcagtgccagggctgcagcagggacaggccatgggcactgctggggcagcgctgacacctcaggccaggccctgggggctccaggctccttgcccaggctctctcaagaaCACGGCCAGTCCAATACTGATCACAGAAAACCcccgtgagcagccccagggtggccatgggcaggctgggggcaaacagcatggctggtgctc is a window encoding:
- the LOC132334635 gene encoding olfactory receptor 14A16-like, producing the protein MSNSSSISHFLLLALADTRQLQLLHFCLLLGISLAALLGNGLIISAVACGHHLHTPMFFFLLNLALADLGSICTTVPKGMHNSLWDTRNISYTGCAAQLFFFLFFISAEFSLLTIMCYDRYVSICKPLHHGTLLGSRACAHMAAAAWASAFLYSLMHTANTFSLPLCHGNVLGQFFCEIPQILKLSCSKSNLRELGLIAVSACLGLGCFVFIVFSYVQIFRAVLRIPSEQGQHKAFSTCLPHLAVVSLFVSTVMFAYLKPHSMSFPSLDLALSVLYSVVPPALNPLIYSLRNQELKAAVWRLITGWLRKH